CCACAGGTTCACCCAGCACTCGGCGGCGGCCCCGCGCAGCGGGCGCCAGGAACTGGCGCTCACCGGGACGCACCGGTCGGTGCACATCGTCGAGCCGCGGGTGCGGACGGGGATCGTGGGGATCGGCTGGGACTGGGAGTGAGCCGCCTGGGATCCGCCTGACGTAAACGCTTGCGCAAGCGTTTACGTCAGGCGACGGATGAGATACGTTCCTGGCCTGAGCGGTGTCCGCCGAGGCGTGTCGCCCGAGGGCTGTCCAGGAGGAGCGTCATGCCGACCATGGCCGATGTCGCACGCTGTGCGGGCGTGTCCGTGGCGACCGTCTCGCACGTGCTCAACGACACCCGACCGGTGCTCCCGCACACCCGCCAGGCCGTCCTGGACGCCATCGACGAGCTCGGCTACACACCCAACACCCTGGCCCGCTCCCTGGTGACCTCCCGCACCCGCTCCATCGGGCTCGCGGTGTCGGCGATCACCAATCCGTACTTCACGGAGATCCTCCAGGGCGTCGAGGCGGAGGTCCTGGAGCGCGGCTACAGCCTGCTGATCGCCGATCCGCACGACGACCCCGCCCATGAACGCAAGGTCGTCCAGCTGCTGCACGAGCGGCGGGTGGACGGCATGATCGTCGCGCCCTCCGCGGACCCCGGGGAGCTGCTGGCCTACCTCGGCCGCCATGCCGTCCCCACGGTGCTCCTCGACCGTGTCGTCGACACCGCGCCGCCCTTCGACCAGGTCTGCGCCGAGAACACGGCGCCGATGAGCGAGCTGGTCGCCCATCTCGCCGTGCTCGGCCACCGGCGGATCGGGCTGGTGGCGGGGCTGCCCGGGCTCAGCACCAGCGGTGAGCGGGTCGCCGGGTACCGTGGCGGGCTCGCGGCCGCCGGGCTGCCGTACGACGAACGGCTCGTGGTCCACGGCGACTCCGCGTCGGCCGGTGCCGAGCGGGCCACCGCGGCGCTGCTGGCCCTGCCCGAACCGCCGACGGCGCTCGTCACCGCCAACAACGCGATGACCATCGGCGCGCTGCGCGCCCTGCGCGACCACGGCCTCACCGTGCCCGGCGACGTCGCCCTGTGCTGCTTCGACGACTTCGCCTGGGCCGACCTCTTCTCCCCTCGGCTCACCGCGATCGCCCAGCCCAGCAAGGAGATCGGCGCCCGGGCGGTGCGGGTGCTCCTGGAGCGCCTGGCCGATCCGGACCGGCCGGCCCGGACGGTCCGCCTGCCCTGCGCCCTCGTGCACCGCACGTCGTGCGGGTGCCCCGAGGAGGCGGTGGTGTCCGGATGACCGCTGCCGGAGGGGGCCGAGCTGCTCCGGCGGCCGGCCGAAGTCGCCGGGGTGTCACGACGGCGGTTGCCCGAACAGGCCGGGAGCACCCGACAGGGGCTGCCCGAGGGGCGGTTGCCCTCTCCGCCGCCTGTGCCCGTACCGCGGGAGAGCCCCGCGAGCCCGAGAAAGGAACACGTTCGTGATCGTCGTCGCCGGTGAGGCTCTCATCGACCTGGTACCGCAGGGCACGGGAGCCCTGGCGGGACTGACGCCCGCGCTCGGCGGCGGCCCGTACAACACGGCCGTCGCCCTCGGCCGCCTCGGCTCCCCCGCCGCCTTCTGCTCCCGTACGTCGTCCGACGCGTTCGGCGAGGCCCTGCTCGACGGGCTGCGCCGGACGTCGGTGGACGTGTCGGCGGTGCAGCGCGGGCCGGAACCGACCACTCTGGCGGTCGCCACGATCGACGCGAGCGGCTCGGCCGCCTACTCCTTCTATGTCGAGGGCACCGCCGACCGGCTGTTCACGGCCCCCGCCGCCCTTCCCGCCGGTACGCGCGCGGTGTCCTTCGGCACCTGCTCGCTCGTCCTGGAGCCGGGGGCGAGCGCCTACGAGGAGCTGATGCGGACCGCCGCCGCGCAGGGCGTGTTCACCGCGCTCGACCCGAACATCCGGGCCGGGCTGATCCCCGATCCGGACGCCTACCGGGCCCGGTTCAAGAGCTGGCTGCCGTCGGTGGCCCTGCTCAAGCTCTCCGAGGAGGACGCGCAGTGGCTGGGGGGCACCCCGCACGAGTGGCTGGCCGCGGGACCCTCGGCCGTCGTGATCACTCGGGGCGGTGACGGTCTGACCGCGTTCACCCGGGACGGCTCGGAGCACTCCGTGCCGGGCGAGAAGGTCGACGTCGTCGACACGATCGGGGCCGGTGACACGGTGAATGCGGCACTCCTGCACGGCCTGTCCGTCCGGGACGCCCTGTCCGCCGAGGCGCTCCTGGGACTGGGCGCCGACGGCTGGACGAGGCTGCTGCGATTCGCGGCGCGGGCAGCCGCGATCACCTGCTCCCGGGCGGGGGCGGAACCGCCGTACGCCTCCGAACTCGGGGACGTGTAGGGGGCGTTCGGCCTTCCGCCGATTCCACTGTTCAGGAGTCAAGGTGCGTCGCGGCCGCAGGGATCGGGCGGCTGATCCTGCAACGATCGGCGCCCCGCGGGGAGTTCCCACGGGGCGCCGAACTTTTCCGTATTTCTCAGGACCTGTCCCCTATGGGGTTCAGGCCTTGCGGGCCCGCGTCGCCTTCTTCGCGGGTGCCGCCTTCTTGGTGACGGCGGCCGCCTTCTTGGTCGCCGCGGTGCCGGCGGCCTTGGTCGTCCTCGCCGTGGCCGTCTTCTTCGCCGCGGTCTTGGCGGCGACGGTCTTCCTGGCCGCCGCCTTGCGCGGGGCCTTCACCGAGGACGCGTCGCTGATCCGGTCGGCGCCCAGAACCTCCCGCAGGAACTTGCCGGTGTGGCTGGCGGGGACTCCGGCGACCTCCTCGGGGGTGCCCTCGGCGACGACGAGACCGCCGCCCGCGCCACCCTCGGGGCCCATGTCGACGACCCAGTCGGCGGTCTTGATCACGTCGAGGTTGTGCTCGATGACGATGACCGTGTTGCCCTTGTCGACCAGGCCGGCGAGGACCTTCAGCAGCTTGCTGATGTCCTCGAAGTGCAGACCGGTGGTCGGTTCGTCCAGGACGTAGACCGTGCGTCCGGTGGAGCGCTTCTGCAGCTCGCTGGCGAGCTTCACGCGCTGGGCCTCGCCGCCGGACAGCGTGGTCGCGGACTGGCCGAGGCGGACATAACCGAGACCGACGTCGTTGAGCGTCTTGAGGTGGCGGTTGATCGCCGGAACGGCCTCGAAGAAGTGCATGGCTTCCTCGATGGGCATGTTCAGGACCTCGGCGATGGACCTGCCCTTGTAGTGGACCTCCAGGGTCTCCCGGTTGTACCGGGCACCGTGGCAGACCTCGCACGGGACATACACGTCCGGGAGGAAGTTCATCTCGATCTTGATCGTGCCGTCGCCCGAGCAGTTCTCGCAGCGGCCGCCCTTGACGTTGAAGGAGAAGCGGCCGGGCAGATAGCCGCGGACCTTCGCCTCGGTGGTCTCGGCGAACAGCTTGCGGACGTGGTCGAAGACGCCGGTGTACGTCGCCGGGTTGGACCGCGGGGTGCGGCCGATGGGCGACTGGTCGACGTGCACGACCTTGTCGACGAGGTCGTCGCCGTCCACGCGCGTGTGGCGTCCCGGGACGCTCCTGGCGCCGTTCAGCTCACGGGCCAGGTGGGTGTACAGGATGTCGTTGACCAGCGTGGACTTGCCGGAGCCGGAGACGCCGGTGACCGCGGTGAACACACCGAGCGGGAACGAGACGTCGATGTCCTGGAGGTTGTTCTCCCGGGCACCGTGCACCGTGAGCCGGCGGGACGGGTCCTGCGGGCGCCGGATGTCGGGGAGCGGGATCGCCTTCTTGCCGGACAGGTACTGGCCGGTCATGGACTCGTCGTTGGTGAGCAGCTCCTTCAGGGAGCCGCTGTGCACGACCTTGCCGCCGTGCTCACCGGCGCCGGGGCCGATGTCGACGATCCAGTCGGCGACCTTGATGGTGTCCTCGTCGTGCTCGACGACGATGAGCGTGTTGCCCATGTCGCGCAGCCGGACCAGGGTCTCGATCAGCCGGTGGTTGTCGCGCTGGTGCAGACCGATGGACGGCTCGTCCAGGACGTAGAGCACGCCGACGAGGCCGGAGCCGATCTGGGTGGCCAGGCGGATGCGCTGGGCCTCGCCGCCGGACAGGGTGCCGGCCGCGCGGTTGAGCGAGAGGTAGTCGAGGCCGACGTCGACGAGGAACTTCAGCCGCTCGTTGACCTCCTTCAGCACCCGCTCGGCGATCTTCTTGTCGCGGTTGTTGAGCTTCAGCTCGCCCAGGAAGTCCGCGCAGTCGCTGATGGACATCGCGGAGACCTCGGCGATGGACTTCCCCATCACCGTGACCGCGAGGACGATCGGCTTGAGGCGGGTGCCCTCACAGGTGGGGCAGGGCACCTCGCGCATGTAGCCCTCGAAGCGCTCACGGCTGGCGTCGCTCTCGGACTCGCTGTGCCGGCGCTTGACGAAGGGGACGGCCCCTTCGAACGGCGTCGTGTAGACCCGCTCGCGGCCGTACCGGTTCCGGTAGCGGACCTCGATCTGCGTCTTGTGGCCGTGGAGAAGGGCCTTCTTGGCGCG
Above is a window of Streptomyces sp. NBC_00490 DNA encoding:
- a CDS encoding LacI family DNA-binding transcriptional regulator, giving the protein MPTMADVARCAGVSVATVSHVLNDTRPVLPHTRQAVLDAIDELGYTPNTLARSLVTSRTRSIGLAVSAITNPYFTEILQGVEAEVLERGYSLLIADPHDDPAHERKVVQLLHERRVDGMIVAPSADPGELLAYLGRHAVPTVLLDRVVDTAPPFDQVCAENTAPMSELVAHLAVLGHRRIGLVAGLPGLSTSGERVAGYRGGLAAAGLPYDERLVVHGDSASAGAERATAALLALPEPPTALVTANNAMTIGALRALRDHGLTVPGDVALCCFDDFAWADLFSPRLTAIAQPSKEIGARAVRVLLERLADPDRPARTVRLPCALVHRTSCGCPEEAVVSG
- a CDS encoding carbohydrate kinase family protein, giving the protein MIVVAGEALIDLVPQGTGALAGLTPALGGGPYNTAVALGRLGSPAAFCSRTSSDAFGEALLDGLRRTSVDVSAVQRGPEPTTLAVATIDASGSAAYSFYVEGTADRLFTAPAALPAGTRAVSFGTCSLVLEPGASAYEELMRTAAAQGVFTALDPNIRAGLIPDPDAYRARFKSWLPSVALLKLSEEDAQWLGGTPHEWLAAGPSAVVITRGGDGLTAFTRDGSEHSVPGEKVDVVDTIGAGDTVNAALLHGLSVRDALSAEALLGLGADGWTRLLRFAARAAAITCSRAGAEPPYASELGDV
- the uvrA gene encoding excinuclease ABC subunit UvrA, with protein sequence MADRLIVRGAREHNLKNVSLDLPRDSLIVFTGLSGSGKSSLAFDTIFAEGQRRYVESLSSYARQFLGQMDKPDVDFIEGLSPAVSIDQKSTSRNPRSTVGTITEVYDYLRLLFARIGKPHCPECGRPIARQSPQAIVDKVLELPEGSRFQVLSPLVRERKGEFVDLFADLQTKGYSRARVDGEIIQLSEPPTLKKQEKHTIEVVIDRLTVKESAKRRLTDSVETALGLAGGMVVLDFVDLPADDPERERLYSEHLYCAYDDLSFEELEPRSFSFNSPFGACPECSGIGTRMEVDPELIVPDEDKSLDEGAIHPWSHGHTKDYFSRLIGALADALGFRTDIPFAGLPQRAKKALLHGHKTQIEVRYRNRYGRERVYTTPFEGAVPFVKRRHSESESDASRERFEGYMREVPCPTCEGTRLKPIVLAVTVMGKSIAEVSAMSISDCADFLGELKLNNRDKKIAERVLKEVNERLKFLVDVGLDYLSLNRAAGTLSGGEAQRIRLATQIGSGLVGVLYVLDEPSIGLHQRDNHRLIETLVRLRDMGNTLIVVEHDEDTIKVADWIVDIGPGAGEHGGKVVHSGSLKELLTNDESMTGQYLSGKKAIPLPDIRRPQDPSRRLTVHGARENNLQDIDVSFPLGVFTAVTGVSGSGKSTLVNDILYTHLARELNGARSVPGRHTRVDGDDLVDKVVHVDQSPIGRTPRSNPATYTGVFDHVRKLFAETTEAKVRGYLPGRFSFNVKGGRCENCSGDGTIKIEMNFLPDVYVPCEVCHGARYNRETLEVHYKGRSIAEVLNMPIEEAMHFFEAVPAINRHLKTLNDVGLGYVRLGQSATTLSGGEAQRVKLASELQKRSTGRTVYVLDEPTTGLHFEDISKLLKVLAGLVDKGNTVIVIEHNLDVIKTADWVVDMGPEGGAGGGLVVAEGTPEEVAGVPASHTGKFLREVLGADRISDASSVKAPRKAAARKTVAAKTAAKKTATARTTKAAGTAATKKAAAVTKKAAPAKKATRARKA